A segment of the Flavobacterium azooxidireducens genome:
TTGATTTCTTCTTCTTCGGTTTTAGCATCAAAATCGATTGGATTTCGCAGTAATTTTAAGGTTTTTAAAGCAATTGACGGATTCATCGCCGCTCCGCCATTTAAGGTTTCAATGATTCCTTGGTGCAAATCGGTTGGATTGACTTCTTTGAGCAAATAGCCATCGGCTCCGGCTTTGATGGCGTTAAAAATATTTTCATCATTATCAAAAGCGGTCAGCATAATGACTTTTATTTGAGGATATTTTTGTTTGATGATGGCCGTAGCTTCGATTCCATTTAGAATTGGCATTTCGATATCCATCAACAAAACATCAAGGTTATGATTTTCGTCTAATTTGGTTAATAGTTCAGCTCCGTTTAAAGCAGAAAATTTGATTTGAATATCTTCGAAAAAAGATAATTTTTCCCGAATGGCTTTGATTAAAAAACTATTGTCATCAATTATGGCGAGTTTGATATTCATTTTTGTTATAAATTAGTTTTACTAAAAAGGTGTAAAAATTCCAGTTTCAATTGAATGGCGTTTAATTTTCGTTGCGTAGTTTCTTCCAATTCGGCTAAATTATTGATGGAATCATTCATTTTATCTTTTTTATGTTTTTCAGAAATCAATTGATCTTGAATGCAAAAAACACGAAATAAATGTTCTTTTTCGCTCGATTTATTTTGACGTTTATAATATAAAATCAAAAAGAGATTTATAAAAATAAAAAGGACAAAAAGTGAATGATTCATAACAATTTCATTTTTTGATTGAACTCAAATTTAGTAAAAAACAAAACTGAATACCATACGGCAATTGCCTTATTCTACGCAATTTCTTTTTTGATTAAAATGCTGGTTCCTTTATCTTTTTCGGAGATGATTTTTAAGTCGGCATTTAATTCTAATGCTCTCTTTTTCATATTATTTAAACCATTTCCGAGTTCTATTTCGGGTTCTGAAAAACCTATTCCGTTATCGTTAATCGAAAAAATCATTTTGTTATTTTCTTGTTTCAGTAGAATTTTAATTTGAGATGCGTTGGCATATTTTACAGCGTTATTCACCGCTTCTTGAATGATTCTATAAATATTCATTCCTTCGATAGATGAAAATTCGTGTGACGCATTGACGCTGTCATCAAATGAAAAATCGAAGGAAATTCCGTGCGTAGCCAACTGAGCATTATCAATAAAATTGGTGATTCTGATTTGTAAATCTTCTACAGAAATAGCATTTTTGTTCATTGCCCAAATGGTATCCCGCAACTCGGTAATCGTGTTTTTGGTGAAGCCGCTGATGTTATCAAATTTGGAGACTAATTTTTCTTTAGCAACATCAAAATACTTCAAATTATCAATGGAAGAAATGATAAATGTAAGTTGCGAACCAATATTATCGTGTAAATCTCTTGAAATCTGCAACCGTTGTTCTTGTAGCTTGTTTTGAGTTTCAATTTTAACTAGAGCTTCTTTGAGTTCGGATTCTTTGATAAGTTGATTGTTCTTAATTTTTTGTTGATTGTATAAAAGATAGCCCAACAATCCCAACACAAAAGCAAAACCCAACGAACCAAAAATGATTGTATTTTTTTGTTTAATTTTTAATTCATTTTCGGCTAATTCTGCTCTGTTTTGAGCAATTTCTGTGTCTTTTTTTGCAGTTTGGTATTTAACTTCTAATTCATGCAATGTTTTTAGATTTGAACTTTTCATAATACTATCACTCATTGTATAGTACTTCTTATTATAAAGATTTGCATTTTTAAAATCGTTAATTGTTTCGAAATAATAAGCATAATTCTGAATCGATTCTAATAAACTTTCGGCTACTTTTGACTTTTTGGAATAGGTATAAGAACTATCAATATAACTTTTAGCTAAAATTGGTTTTCCTTCTTCAAGCATTAATTGAGCAATATTATTATAACTTGTTGCAACACCGGAAAAATTTTGAATTAAACGTTCAATTTCTGCTGATTTTTTGTAATAGTATAAGGCAGAATCAGTTTTGCCTAAGTAATGGTAAACACCTCCAACATTATTAATTGATTCGGCAATTCCTTTTTTGTCTTTTAATTCTTCTTCTATTTTTAAAGAAAATTTGAAATAAAGTAATGATTTTTGTAAACTATCTTGATTTGCTAAAGCGATAGCAATATTATTATAAACTTCAGATAATCCTTTTTTATAGTTTAGTTTTTTATAAACTGACAATGCTTTGTTATGGTATGTTTTTGCTTTGTCATACATTTCTAAAGAACTATAAATCATTCCTATATTGTTATTTACAATACCTTGTTCTTTTAAATCATTTGTAGCTTCATAAATCTTTAATGCTTCCAAATAGTTTTTTAGACTCTCCTCATACAAGCCTAAAGAACGATTACATGCTCCAATATTATTAAAAGTAGAAGCTTTTACTGAATTGCCTTTAACCAAAGAAAGTGCTTCCTGAGAGAGTTGTTTTGATTTAACATATTCACCTTTGGCACGATAAACAATTGCTAAATTATTAATAGTATAGCCTAGCGACTCATCTAGTTTTTCTGATTTGGCAATTTTTTCAGCTTTGCCGAGTAGCTCCATTGCTTTGTTTGTGCTGGAAACATATAGCTCCATTGCTTTTATATTCAAACTATCAACTACTTTATGCTCTCTAACTTGAGCGACAAGTTGAATGCAAAATAAGCCGAAAAAAATAACTGCTATTCGTTTTTTTGTCATAATGTTTGAATTTTGAAACTATTCAAATTTAATCTTTTGTAGTTAAGCTAACAAAAAATGTTTGCATATTATTGATTTTAAGTAGTTAAACTACTTTAAAATCACAATTAAATTGAGCAGTAAAACTACAAATATCATAAAATAAAGCAGTAGCACGATTCGTAATGTCTTGATTGTTTTCATCTTTTTGAATGTTGGAATAGGACAAAATTCGGGTAATTAACATTGTGAAACAATACGACAAATGTCGTATAAAAAGAACTTCCCAATCGAGCAGATTACGATTGGGAAATTATAACTTGACATTACTCTTATTTTTTGCTCTTTGCATATTCTGCTAACTGAAAAGCATAAGCATCAAGTGTTTTTTTCATGGCATCTAGAAATAAATCTCTGTCAACTGTAACGGTATAAAGCATGAGTCCTTGTTGCTCTTTATAAGTTATTTCGCCACTCGGAGAACCTTTTTTTATTTCCTTTACATAATCATTTGCCGATTGATACTTTATTTTGCTTTTAGCAATGTAAGACATAGGATCAAAAGACAAAGCTCCCCAATTTGGCGATACTATATTCATAGGTAAATCATAAGTAAATAGGTTTGAAAAATGACTTACTTGTGCAACAGGGTCAAATGAGAAAGTATGCTTATACTCTTCTGAATCATAAAATTTCGAAACAAATTTTTTATCCCAGTTTACTAAAAATGGCTCTAACAAAACGGAAAGATTAACCATAATAGCATCGTTTTTCGACGCTAATTTAGTATGTGCTCCCATAGCCATTTTTGGATATTTAAAAATAGGTTTTTTTCCCGCTGCAAATGTTACAGCAGCACCCCATTCCTGACCTGCTGCCATTTGACTAAAAAATTCACCTGCATTTACACTAGTCTCTTTTGTGAGTAACTTTTTATATTCATCTTGATTTTCGACTGTTGATGGATCAATAATTGTATAGCCTATCTTTGAAAAATGGTTTTCTAAAGTCGATTTAAAATAATCAGCTAACTCTTGAACGTCATCAGACGTAATTCCGTCAATAATGGATGCAAAACGGTCAATATGGTCTCTACTGTTTTTATTAAGTGAACCCTTACGTTGGTATTCCATTGTTTTTAACGTCACATTTGCACCAATAAAACAAATTTTGTTAGACTTTCCAAAAGGATTTTTACTATCCATTTGAATATAATTTTTAGAAAAGTCTTTGGTTGCGAATTCTTGTCCTTTTACTATTAAAGAGAACACCAAACAGATTATGATACTTACTACTACTTTCATATACATCTAAAATTAATTATAATTTAAAAGAGAATTAAAACTTCCCAAACAAAGCAGATTTCGATTGGGAAGTATAAAAAACCACTAAAAAAATTTATTCAAATTCTACATTAAAAGAACCTTCTGTTACTTCTTTCATACTTCCATCATCCGTGTTTTTTGCCGAATAACTAAAAGTGCCTTTGATGTGCGTATCGGTAATTTCAGAAATTTTTATTTCACCCACTTTGTCGCCACCTTCATAAGGAGCAGACCAAATTTTTGATTCAAAAGCAGTTGGGTTAGAGATATCAACTGTAATTTCAGTGTAACTTGCATTTGCTTGTCCTAAACCTAAAGTTCCTCCAATATCATAGGTTCCTACACCGTCAAAAGTTGTAATATTAAAAACAAACGCTTTGCTAGAAGTACCTCCTGTATTTCCTTGAATTGAAAGCATAGATCCTACTTGATAAGCAAACGTTGTCATTTCCATACTTGTTACCCAAGACCCATCAACTTTTGCAGTAATTGTTCCTGCCGCTGCACTACCTCCACCTCCGCCATCATCATCACTACTACAAGACGTTAAAAAAATAGAAGTTGTTACTAAAAAGCACGCACAGATAAATTTAATTGTTTTCATAATTATTGTATTTAATTGGTTAAATAATTCGAAACAAAATTGCTGTTTTTGAGGAAGGAGTACAATAAGGCAAATGCCGTATTTTGAAAATAGGTCATTAAATTGAGAAGGGAAATTATATTTAAAAACAGCTAAAAGTAAAGGAAGTTCAGAAAATTAACTCAGATTTAAAAAAGGATATTTCTCTTGAAGTTGTTCGATTCGTTCATGCAATTTTTGTACAAAAAGCTGGTGTTGTTCTGTGTTTGGATTAAAAGGACGATGCGTTAATCCTTTTTGAATGCTTTCAATTTCGGTCATGATTGGAAAAACATGGTACGAAATATGTGATTCTACAAAATGCTTCCAAATGTAATCCACTGCCGTTTGATTTGGATGCAACATATCTTCGGAATAGAAACGATAATCTCGTAAATCATCCATCATCATTTCATAGCTTAGGAAATAGCTGGAAGATGGAAACCGAGAGATGGAAGAATGTAGTGCCGAAATTAAATGCGATTTACTTAATTGATTTTCTACAAAACCGTCTTTTAAATGGCGAACGGGTGAAACGGTGAAAATGAAATTAATTTCGGGATTGAATTCTGTTATTTTAGTTTGGATATTATTTAAAGAAGATACAATTTCATCAACGGATAACAATTCTTTCGTAAAATTGCTTTGTGGAATTTTATGACAATTGGCCACTCTTTTTTGAGTGTGCGAAAAACGATAAGTCCACGCAGTTCCTAACGTGATAATCAGATGCGTACAAGCTTGAAGTTGTCCGTTTAAATAAGTTAAAATGCCATTTAAATTGATTAGCATATCGTCTTTGTCGGCATTATTCAACTCAGAATGTACTTCAAAACAATGCCACAATTCATTTTCAAAAAACAAATCGGCTTCGGTAAATAATCGCATTTCTACAGCACGTAACAATACATTTTCAATGGCATCCGGCTGGAAAAGTATCCCAAACGGATTGTTATAATATTGAAATTTATACTGCTCTAATTTGGTGCTAATATTTTCTGAAAAACACGAACCCAGGGTAACCACTTTCGAATAATAATCGATGGGATGGTTGCTTTTTGGAATGTTGATTGGGGTTCGGAAATTCATACTAAAACTGAAATACTATTGAGCTTTATAATAATTTAGTTTCTTGTAAAAGTTGATCTATACACAATTATCCCTTCAGGATCATTAACCGTCTGTTTCAATATCAACTCATCATTAGTTAAACTTTCAACAATATAAGTGTATTCATAAAGCATTGGATCAAATGGAGAGCTAGATATAGTTAATATACTACCATTTAAAATCCATGCAGCTGATTCAACCTCGTTTAACTCACAACTTGTATTGTGACCATTAAAAGTAAGTTCTCCGTTTGTAAAAAACTCTTGAAAATCTCTGCTTGTTTCACAATCATGATTATAATTTTGGAATTCTCCACCATTAGAAGTTCCGCCTTTTATATACCATTTTCCTAATATAGTTGGTTCAGAAATTGCTGATCCTTCGTCATCACTGGTATTGCAAGAAATTGTTAATCCTGCAAAAACTAAAAATAATATAAATTTTTTCATTTCTGTAATTCGTAATTTTTTATTTAATAAAATCAATTGCCTTCTCCAAAGCCTCTTTAATTCCATCCACATTTTTACCACCAGCTGTTGCAAAAAATGGTTGTCCACCACCGCCGCCTTGGATATATTTTCCTAATTCACGAACGACTTGTCCGGCATTTAAATTATGTGTAGCAACCAATTCTTTTGAAATATAACACGTTAACATCGGTTTATTATCCTCGGCTGTAGCCAAAACTAAAAACAAATTATTGCCTAAATTTCCTAATTCATACGCCAAATCTTTTGCTCCTTCCGGATTCAAATCGACTTGTTTGGCTAAGAATTTTATGCCGTTAATTTCTCGTAGTTCTGATGCTAATTCGCCTTTTAAGTTTTTTGCCTTTTCACGTAATAATTGCTCAATTTGTTTTTTCAATTTGGCATTATCATCTTGTAAGGAAACGACTGATTTTAAAATATCTTGCGGATTTTTTAATGTTTCTTTTAGTTCTGCTAATGTGTTTTCTTGATTTTTGTAAAAGTCTTTCACTGCATCACCTGTAATCGCTTCGATTCTACGAATTCCCGCCGCCACAGCACCTTCTGAAATAATTTTGAAATGCCAAATGTCTGCTGTGTTTTTCACGTGAATTCCTCCACATAATTCTTTACTGTCACCAAATTCAATCATACGAACGGAATCGCCATATTTTTCGCCAAACAAAGCCATTGCACCTTGTTCCATTGCTTGCTGAATCGGAATATTTCGGTGTTCAACTAGTTGCAATTGCTCTTCAATTCGTTGGTTTACGAAATCTTCTACTTGT
Coding sequences within it:
- a CDS encoding response regulator transcription factor, which gives rise to MNIKLAIIDDNSFLIKAIREKLSFFEDIQIKFSALNGAELLTKLDENHNLDVLLMDIEMPILNGIEATAIIKQKYPQIKVIMLTAFDNDENIFNAIKAGADGYLLKEVNPTDLHQGIIETLNGGAAMNPSIALKTLKLLRNPIDFDAKTEEEEIKLSPREIEVLEQLSKGLNYNQIADNLILSPSTVRKHIENIYTKLQVHNKLEAIQKAKSNKLI
- a CDS encoding DUF6252 family protein is translated as MKTIKFICACFLVTTSIFLTSCSSDDDGGGGGSAAAGTITAKVDGSWVTSMEMTTFAYQVGSMLSIQGNTGGTSSKAFVFNITTFDGVGTYDIGGTLGLGQANASYTEITVDISNPTAFESKIWSAPYEGGDKVGEIKISEITDTHIKGTFSYSAKNTDDGSMKEVTEGSFNVEFE
- a CDS encoding GSCFA domain-containing protein, with the translated sequence MNFRTPINIPKSNHPIDYYSKVVTLGSCFSENISTKLEQYKFQYYNNPFGILFQPDAIENVLLRAVEMRLFTEADLFFENELWHCFEVHSELNNADKDDMLINLNGILTYLNGQLQACTHLIITLGTAWTYRFSHTQKRVANCHKIPQSNFTKELLSVDEIVSSLNNIQTKITEFNPEINFIFTVSPVRHLKDGFVENQLSKSHLISALHSSISRFPSSSYFLSYEMMMDDLRDYRFYSEDMLHPNQTAVDYIWKHFVESHISYHVFPIMTEIESIQKGLTHRPFNPNTEQHQLFVQKLHERIEQLQEKYPFLNLS
- a CDS encoding tetratricopeptide repeat-containing sensor histidine kinase, whose product is MTKKRIAVIFFGLFCIQLVAQVREHKVVDSLNIKAMELYVSSTNKAMELLGKAEKIAKSEKLDESLGYTINNLAIVYRAKGEYVKSKQLSQEALSLVKGNSVKASTFNNIGACNRSLGLYEESLKNYLEALKIYEATNDLKEQGIVNNNIGMIYSSLEMYDKAKTYHNKALSVYKKLNYKKGLSEVYNNIAIALANQDSLQKSLLYFKFSLKIEEELKDKKGIAESINNVGGVYHYLGKTDSALYYYKKSAEIERLIQNFSGVATSYNNIAQLMLEEGKPILAKSYIDSSYTYSKKSKVAESLLESIQNYAYYFETINDFKNANLYNKKYYTMSDSIMKSSNLKTLHELEVKYQTAKKDTEIAQNRAELAENELKIKQKNTIIFGSLGFAFVLGLLGYLLYNQQKIKNNQLIKESELKEALVKIETQNKLQEQRLQISRDLHDNIGSQLTFIISSIDNLKYFDVAKEKLVSKFDNISGFTKNTITELRDTIWAMNKNAISVEDLQIRITNFIDNAQLATHGISFDFSFDDSVNASHEFSSIEGMNIYRIIQEAVNNAVKYANASQIKILLKQENNKMIFSINDNGIGFSEPEIELGNGLNNMKKRALELNADLKIISEKDKGTSILIKKEIA
- a CDS encoding lipocalin family protein, which codes for MKKFILFLVFAGLTISCNTSDDEGSAISEPTILGKWYIKGGTSNGGEFQNYNHDCETSRDFQEFFTNGELTFNGHNTSCELNEVESAAWILNGSILTISSSPFDPMLYEYTYIVESLTNDELILKQTVNDPEGIIVYRSTFTRN